The following proteins come from a genomic window of Pyxidicoccus sp. MSG2:
- a CDS encoding ATP-binding protein has product MKPEPDAPTLPEPASRARINLEWLLRLRWGLLLGQAVVIAVAAYGLELALPVPVLAALLGLEALTNLSVRAWLHRARRVTEGTIGKLMLWDTLVLTGLLALSGGTHNPFTTLYLVNVALGTVLLPARWTWGLLGFTLAAFGSLFVLQDVELPHGLSRPDHAELMRLHINGMWVAFAVAAGFIVYFVQRVTRALGAREQELAQARALHARREKVASLATLAAGAAHELSTPLSTIAVVAKEVERALAASGTSESVREDLRLIRQQVDRCRDVLVQMSADAGQTTGEPFHAIALGRLVEDTLAELPGAARVRVEVPAELSAWQVHGPPRALARVLRGLVKNALQATPESKPVELRVRAEQARAKLEVRDGGPGMPAEVLARAGEPFFTTKAPGEGMGLGLFLARTLAEQLGGSLELRSSPGQGTTASLALPVGGAEAAS; this is encoded by the coding sequence ATGAAGCCAGAGCCTGACGCCCCCACGCTCCCCGAGCCGGCCTCGCGAGCGCGCATCAACCTGGAGTGGCTGCTGCGGCTGCGGTGGGGCCTGCTGCTGGGCCAGGCGGTGGTCATCGCCGTGGCGGCGTATGGGTTGGAACTGGCGCTGCCCGTGCCGGTGCTCGCGGCGCTGCTGGGGCTGGAGGCGCTCACCAACCTGTCCGTGCGCGCGTGGCTGCACCGGGCGCGGCGGGTGACGGAAGGCACCATCGGCAAGCTGATGCTGTGGGACACGCTGGTGCTCACCGGTCTGCTGGCCCTCAGCGGCGGCACGCACAACCCCTTCACCACGCTGTACCTGGTGAATGTGGCGCTGGGCACGGTGCTGCTGCCCGCGCGGTGGACGTGGGGACTGTTGGGCTTCACGCTCGCGGCGTTCGGCTCGCTCTTCGTGCTTCAGGACGTGGAGCTGCCGCACGGGCTGTCCCGGCCGGACCATGCGGAGCTGATGCGGCTGCACATCAATGGCATGTGGGTGGCCTTCGCGGTGGCCGCGGGCTTCATCGTCTACTTCGTCCAGCGCGTCACCCGGGCGCTGGGCGCGCGCGAGCAGGAGCTGGCCCAGGCGCGAGCGCTGCACGCGCGGCGCGAGAAGGTGGCCTCCCTGGCCACGCTGGCGGCAGGCGCGGCGCACGAGCTGTCCACGCCGCTGTCCACCATCGCCGTGGTGGCGAAGGAGGTGGAGCGCGCGCTGGCGGCCTCGGGCACATCCGAGTCCGTGCGCGAGGACCTGCGCCTCATCCGCCAGCAGGTGGACCGCTGCCGCGACGTGCTGGTGCAGATGTCCGCGGACGCGGGGCAGACCACCGGAGAGCCCTTCCATGCGATTGCGCTGGGACGGCTGGTGGAGGACACGCTGGCGGAGCTGCCCGGCGCCGCGCGGGTGCGCGTGGAGGTTCCCGCCGAGTTGAGCGCCTGGCAGGTGCACGGCCCGCCGCGCGCGCTGGCCCGGGTGCTGCGCGGGCTGGTGAAGAACGCGCTCCAGGCCACGCCGGAGTCGAAGCCCGTGGAGCTGCGCGTGCGGGCGGAGCAGGCCCGCGCGAAGCTGGAGGTGCGCGACGGCGGCCCGGGCATGCCGGCGGAGGTGCTCGCGCGGGCGGGCGAGCCGTTCTTCACCACCAAGGCCCCGGGCGAGGGCATGGGCCTGGGCCTCTTCCTGGCGCGCACGCTGGCGGAGCAGCTCGGAGGCTCGCTGGAGCTGCGCTCCTCACCGGGCCAGGGCACCACCGCGAGCCTCGCGCTGCCGGTGGGCGGAGCGGAGGCGGCGTCATGA